In Nitrospira sp., one DNA window encodes the following:
- a CDS encoding tryptophan synthase subunit alpha, with product MNRLDQTFSRLNAQGKKALITYIMAGDPSLQDTEQLVLELERAGADIIELGVPFSDPIADGPVIQQAAERGLQSGTSLRKILDSVRRLRATTQIPIVLMAYYNNIHAFGEAEFCGKAVDAGIDGLIVPDMPADEAGPLRGPADAAGLHLIFLLAPTSTSSRRAYVAKESGGFVYYVSLTGITGAKLNDMAGVRDNVAKIKKQTKTPVAVGFGVATPEDAASVAQVADGVIVGSAIVRRVGEHGQDGQLVQEVGRFVRSLKAAMQPA from the coding sequence ATGAATCGCTTGGATCAGACATTCAGCCGGTTGAACGCGCAGGGAAAGAAGGCCCTGATTACCTACATCATGGCGGGTGATCCGTCGCTCCAGGATACGGAGCAACTGGTGTTGGAACTGGAGCGGGCCGGCGCGGACATCATCGAACTCGGTGTGCCGTTTTCCGATCCCATCGCCGATGGACCGGTGATCCAGCAGGCGGCCGAGCGTGGCCTGCAGAGCGGGACCTCGCTCCGCAAGATTCTGGACTCGGTCCGCCGTCTGCGTGCCACCACACAGATTCCTATTGTCTTGATGGCCTACTACAACAACATCCACGCGTTCGGTGAAGCCGAGTTCTGTGGGAAAGCGGTTGACGCCGGCATAGATGGACTCATTGTGCCGGACATGCCGGCCGATGAAGCCGGCCCCTTGCGCGGCCCGGCCGATGCGGCGGGACTCCATCTGATTTTCCTGCTGGCTCCCACGAGCACGTCCTCGCGCCGCGCCTATGTCGCCAAGGAGTCCGGCGGATTTGTCTATTATGTTTCCCTCACAGGCATCACTGGGGCTAAACTGAACGACATGGCGGGGGTGCGGGACAACGTCGCCAAGATTAAGAAACAGACGAAGACGCCCGTCGCCGTGGGTTTTGGTGTCGCGACCCCCGAGGATGCGGCATCCGTCGCACAAGTTGCCGACGGAGTCATCGTCGGCAGCGCAATCGTCCGTCGTGTAGGAGAGCATGGGCAGGATGGCCAACTCGTTCAAGAAGTGGGACGCTTTGTGCGATCGCTCAAGGCCGCAATGCAGCCGGCCTAA
- the trpB gene encoding tryptophan synthase subunit beta — translation MVIPDRHGRFGLYGGRYVPETLMPALLELEEVYQRTRRDRKFQAEFKHYLKEYVGRPTPLYFAQRLTKRLGGAKIYLKREDLCHTGAHKINNAIGQALLAKRMKKPRLIAETGAGQHGVATATVAAMFGLECEIYMGTEDMQRQALNVFRMRLLGSKVTGVDAGSRTLKDAISEAMRDWTTNVRTTHYVLGSVLGSHPYPMMIRDFQSVIGREARKQILSTEGRLPDCLIACVGGGSNAMGLFHAFVPDKKVKMVGVEAGGLGVESGKHAARFAGGRPGVLQGTMTYLLQDENGQVNLTHSVSAGLDYAAVGPEHSYLKDTHRAEYTSVTDDEALAAFDLLAREEGIMPALESAHAIAEVVKRAPKMKKHQILVVNLSGRGDKDVQQVARIKGVTL, via the coding sequence ATGGTGATACCAGATCGACACGGGCGGTTCGGACTTTATGGTGGGCGCTACGTTCCCGAGACGCTGATGCCGGCATTGCTGGAGCTGGAAGAGGTGTATCAGCGGACGCGGCGGGACCGGAAGTTTCAGGCTGAATTCAAACACTATTTGAAAGAATATGTCGGGCGGCCGACGCCGCTGTATTTTGCGCAACGACTGACGAAGCGGCTGGGCGGAGCCAAGATTTACTTGAAGCGCGAAGATCTCTGCCATACCGGCGCCCATAAGATTAACAATGCCATCGGGCAGGCGCTCCTCGCGAAACGCATGAAGAAGCCGCGTCTCATTGCCGAAACCGGCGCGGGGCAGCACGGCGTGGCGACGGCCACCGTCGCGGCCATGTTCGGCCTGGAATGCGAAATCTACATGGGCACGGAAGATATGCAGCGGCAGGCGCTCAACGTATTCCGCATGCGTCTGCTCGGCTCCAAGGTGACCGGGGTCGACGCCGGCAGCCGGACGTTGAAAGATGCCATTAGTGAGGCGATGCGTGATTGGACCACCAACGTGCGGACGACGCACTATGTGCTCGGATCGGTATTGGGCTCGCATCCCTATCCTATGATGATCCGTGATTTTCAGTCCGTGATCGGCCGTGAAGCCCGCAAACAGATTCTTTCCACGGAAGGGCGACTTCCGGATTGTCTCATCGCCTGTGTCGGAGGCGGAAGCAACGCCATGGGGCTGTTCCACGCCTTTGTTCCGGACAAGAAGGTGAAGATGGTCGGGGTAGAGGCGGGTGGCCTTGGCGTTGAGAGCGGGAAACACGCCGCCCGGTTTGCCGGCGGGCGTCCCGGTGTCCTTCAGGGCACCATGACGTATCTTCTGCAGGATGAAAACGGTCAGGTGAATCTCACCCATTCCGTATCGGCAGGACTCGACTATGCGGCAGTTGGGCCCGAACACAGTTATCTCAAGGACACACATCGCGCAGAGTATACGTCCGTGACGGATGATGAGGCCTTGGCGGCGTTCGATCTGCTGGCACGGGAAGAAGGCATCATGCCCGCACTCGAAAGCGCCCATGCCATCGCGGAGGTCGTGAAGCGCGCGCCGAAGATGAAGAAGCATCAGATTCTGGTCGTGAACCTTTCAGGTCGTGGCGATAAGGATGTGCAACAGGTTGCCAGGATCAAGGGCGTCACGCTGTAG
- a CDS encoding phosphoribosylanthranilate isomerase, whose amino-acid sequence MAIKVKICGLTNAEDAVVAVEAGADAVGFVFHKKSPRCAETAAVKAIVRELPPFVLPIGVFVNEEPNVVRDVMDSCGLALAQLHGDETAAYCETLGRPVLKAIRLRDRGSFLALAEFQGRAGVRGFLVDAFSPDAYGGTGQVADWSLAAEAAAVARILLAGGLTPDNVAQAASQVRPYGVDVSSGVEARPGTKDHAKVRAFVQAVKLAS is encoded by the coding sequence ATGGCGATCAAAGTCAAAATTTGCGGACTGACCAATGCCGAGGATGCGGTCGTGGCGGTGGAGGCCGGCGCGGATGCCGTCGGGTTTGTTTTTCACAAAAAAAGTCCCCGGTGCGCGGAAACGGCGGCGGTGAAGGCCATCGTGAGGGAACTCCCCCCATTCGTGTTGCCGATCGGTGTGTTCGTGAACGAAGAGCCGAACGTGGTACGCGACGTCATGGACAGTTGCGGGCTGGCGCTCGCGCAGTTGCATGGTGATGAGACGGCGGCCTATTGCGAAACCTTGGGGCGCCCCGTGCTCAAAGCGATCCGCCTGAGAGATCGTGGATCATTCCTCGCCCTGGCCGAGTTTCAAGGCCGTGCCGGCGTGCGTGGATTTTTGGTGGATGCCTTTTCGCCGGACGCCTATGGCGGAACGGGACAGGTGGCCGATTGGTCGCTGGCCGCAGAAGCCGCGGCCGTGGCCCGCATTCTCCTGGCCGGAGGGCTGACACCGGACAATGTTGCGCAGGCTGCCAGCCAGGTACGTCCCTACGGCGTGGATGTCAGCAGCGGCGTCGAAGCGCGGCCAGGTACAAAAGACCACGCGAAGGTTCGGGCGTTCGTGCAGGCCGTGAAGCTGGCGTCCTGA